The Thalassotalea sp. HSM 43 genome window below encodes:
- a CDS encoding DUF2947 family protein, which yields MNYIKIDDLKYAWVFRFKQLPISEQDMQLIKPMAPARCATLWGQFIAKNADHPDFIGEADWPGKDDSWHDKGNWQNAWESDDESLPDEIADFLDWQGNTTVYFCNSRKQVIETRFDVFQRCWKNFLMMDDGPILIAKKKKQAIQFFPDGTFRLGTMP from the coding sequence ATGAACTACATCAAGATTGATGATCTCAAATACGCCTGGGTATTTCGTTTTAAACAATTGCCGATCAGCGAACAAGATATGCAATTGATAAAACCAATGGCACCGGCTCGCTGCGCCACGCTATGGGGCCAATTTATCGCCAAGAATGCTGACCATCCAGACTTTATCGGTGAAGCCGATTGGCCTGGCAAAGATGATAGCTGGCATGATAAAGGCAACTGGCAAAATGCGTGGGAAAGTGACGATGAGAGCTTACCCGATGAAATAGCGGATTTTCTTGATTGGCAGGGCAATACCACGGTGTATTTCTGTAATTCACGCAAACAGGTCATAGAAACCCGTTTTGATGTATTTCAACGTTGTTGGAAAAACTTCTTAATGATGGACGACGGACCTATCTTGATTGCAAAAAAGAAAAAACAAGCGATTCAGTTCTTTCCTGATGGCACATTTCGTTTAGGCACCATGCCCTAA
- a CDS encoding MFS transporter — protein sequence MPLALFALTLSAFAIGTTEFVIVGLIPTIANDLSVSLPSAGLLVSLYALGVAIGAPVLTALTGRWNRKYLLIALMALFTLGNLVAWQAPGYESLIAARILTGLAHGVFFSIGSTIATSLVSKDKEASAIAIMFTGLTVALVTGVPLGTFIGQEFGWRATFLVVSLLGVIAIIGSLLLVPKDLKKGQSASFKEQFQVLVHPRLLLVYIITAVGYGGTFTAFTYLAPILQQVSGFDASMVGVILLVYGVSVAIGNIYGGKLADRKGPISALTFVFSGLALVLLLLSFVAGSKPAVLITVLVWGAFAFGNVPGLQVYVVQLAQKYTPNAVDVASGLNIAAFNVGIALGSLSGGVIVETAQLTDTAWVGSIIVAVALVLTRLSGALDKKQAQDQQMSVAVNNLSVIKAKC from the coding sequence ATGCCATTAGCTTTATTCGCTTTGACTCTCAGTGCTTTTGCTATCGGCACAACCGAGTTTGTTATTGTTGGTTTGATACCGACTATCGCCAATGACTTATCCGTCAGTTTACCCTCTGCCGGGTTATTAGTGAGTTTATATGCCTTGGGTGTTGCCATCGGTGCACCGGTGTTAACCGCATTGACCGGACGCTGGAATCGTAAGTATCTATTGATTGCCCTTATGGCGCTGTTTACTTTAGGCAACCTGGTTGCTTGGCAAGCACCTGGATATGAAAGCCTGATTGCCGCAAGGATTTTAACTGGGCTTGCCCATGGTGTGTTCTTTTCGATTGGCTCAACCATTGCCACATCATTAGTGAGCAAAGATAAAGAAGCCAGTGCCATCGCCATTATGTTTACCGGTTTAACGGTCGCCTTAGTTACTGGCGTACCGCTTGGCACATTTATTGGTCAGGAATTTGGTTGGCGAGCAACGTTTCTAGTGGTGTCACTATTGGGTGTTATTGCCATTATCGGCAGCCTGCTCTTGGTGCCAAAGGATTTGAAAAAAGGCCAGTCAGCGAGTTTTAAAGAGCAATTTCAGGTATTAGTTCACCCTAGATTGCTGCTGGTGTACATCATTACAGCTGTTGGCTATGGCGGAACGTTTACGGCATTTACCTATTTGGCACCGATTTTACAGCAAGTCAGTGGCTTCGATGCGTCGATGGTCGGTGTTATCTTACTGGTGTATGGTGTTTCGGTAGCGATTGGTAATATTTACGGTGGCAAACTTGCCGACCGCAAAGGGCCTATATCAGCACTTACCTTTGTGTTTAGCGGCTTAGCATTGGTGTTACTGTTATTAAGTTTTGTTGCGGGTTCAAAACCAGCGGTACTGATCACGGTATTGGTTTGGGGCGCCTTTGCATTTGGTAATGTTCCTGGGTTACAAGTCTATGTAGTGCAATTGGCACAAAAATACACACCTAATGCCGTGGATGTCGCCTCAGGTTTGAATATCGCTGCGTTTAATGTCGGCATTGCCTTAGGATCACTGAGTGGCGGGGTTATTGTTGAAACCGCCCAGCTTACCGATACCGCTTGGGTCGGGTCGATCATTGTCGCTGTGGCGTTAGTTTTAACACGTTTAAGTGGCGCATTGGATAAAAAACAGGCGCAAGACCAACAAATGTCAGTAGCCGTTAATAACTTATCGGTTATCAAGGCAAAGTGTTAG
- a CDS encoding YgjP-like metallopeptidase domain-containing protein, translating into MNALRYLQGYPQQVVEQAQQLLTQQKLGPWLLARYPDAHQIGNDGQLRDYVQSLKNQFLKKSAPLSKVCFDNKLHVINNALGTHSYISKVHGSKIKRVNEIRIASIFKQCPEPFLKMICVHELAHIKEKQHNKAFYQLCQHMMHDYHQVELHLRLYLVQTETHGRLYSA; encoded by the coding sequence ATGAACGCGTTAAGATACCTACAAGGTTACCCGCAACAAGTTGTTGAGCAAGCACAACAGTTGCTTACTCAGCAAAAGCTCGGGCCATGGTTATTAGCGCGTTATCCTGACGCTCATCAGATAGGCAATGATGGGCAACTAAGAGACTATGTACAGTCGTTAAAAAACCAATTCTTAAAAAAGTCCGCTCCGCTAAGCAAAGTTTGCTTTGATAATAAACTTCATGTCATTAACAACGCTTTAGGTACCCACAGTTACATAAGCAAAGTACATGGCAGTAAAATCAAACGAGTAAATGAAATCCGTATCGCCAGTATTTTTAAACAATGCCCTGAGCCATTTTTAAAAATGATTTGCGTGCATGAATTGGCGCACATAAAAGAGAAACAACATAACAAGGCGTTTTACCAGTTGTGTCAGCATATGATGCATGATTATCATCAAGTCGAGCTGCATTTGCGCCTCTATTTAGTGCAAACCGAAACACACGGTCGTTTATACTCTGCATAA